The segment ggtgaaggaacctcagacactagcaatcaacctgaggaagaaactcctgttgatccagctgacgagtctgtacctccgagacgttccacacgggttaggaacacaccttcgttttattatggttttcatattactacggaaggtgatacgtttattagtgatagtacactagtaaatttggatgaacctagcagtgttaaggaagccatggcaggcccggagtctgctaaatggaaggaggctatggacagcgagatacagtccatgtatgacaatcaagtttggaacttggttgacaatgtaccaggccgtaaaacagtcgggtgcaaatggatcttcaaaaagaagaccgacatggaaggaaaagtgcatacttataaggctcgactggttgcgaagggttttactcaaactcaaggtattgattatgatgaaaccttctcgccggtggccaagattaagtctattagggttatgttagccattgcagcatttcatgattatgaaatatggcaaatggatgtcaaaaccgctttccttaatggaaagttggctgaggatgtgtacatgaatcagccagagggttttgtcaatgcagagtaccctaatagagtatgcaagcttaagaaatccatttatggattaaaacaagcatctcgtagctggaatctttgttttgatgagaaggtaaaagagtttggcttcttgagaagcgaagatgagtcttgcgtgtatgtcagagctagtgggagtatagttagcttcttggtactgtatgtggatgacatactactcataggaaatgacatcccaaccttgcaggaggttaagtcctggcttgggaagtgctttgctatgaaggacctaggggaggctacctatatcctagggataaggatattaagagaaaggagtagaagactaattggacttagtcagagtatctacttggataaggtgttgaaaaggttcaacatggagaattccaagaaaggagatttaccgatccaaagcaataccaaactgagtaagactcagagtccgagtacagaggctgagatagctgagatgagccaattaccatatgcttccgcagttggctcgatcatgtatgctatgacttgtacccgtcctgatgtggcatttgctttgagcatggtcagcaggtatcaggggaaccctggcaaggctcattggaccgcggtaaagaacattctcaagtacctgcggaggactaaggattgggtccttacccttggtggcagtgatgacttgagaatattagggtatagtgatgctggttttcagactgatagggataatttccgctctcagtcgggctggatctttaccttaaatggaggggcaatttcttggaagagttccaagcaggagacggtggctgattcgacttgtgaatcagagtatatagcagcgagtgaagcagcgaaggaggcgatatggctaaagaacttcatcggagaccttggagttgtaccagctattaaggaacctatagagattttctgtgacaacaatagtgcggttaccttagccaaggaaccaagagatcatggcagatcccgacacattgacagaaaatatcacttcataagacacaagattgaagaaggactccttgtgacaaggaggatatcgtcagatgagaatcctgcagatccccttacgaagggactgacgagggttaagcattttcagcatgcgagacgcatcgggctgagggacgatattagttttacagattagatagttttcctgaaacttgtaaaatgtaatcgacgtttgatgatgaataaaatttgtgatttatttatgagtaaagtgttactatcattgtcaattatttactattgtttcagttttgcatgttttgacttccagaataattaatttgttcaaacctccacaatcgatcatacgtcggaagtaggtatgaatcaagattgtcatgaattgggtttgtagatgccttaaaggtgtttaggcatggcaatggttgctgcaacattcatgagtactcataagttatgagtattggtataaacccacgctcacttgtatcacttcatggaatttatctcgagtgatcgtgagacgataacatcatataaatctttaaacctagagatatgagttgttacctatgagttggttgtgcattgattgcacgtaaacgcatcagtaacttgatgttataaaacgtgcctttgtgtacaattcaataagtagtagaacaagcatatcagtcgaagtttatctgttccttctagaaatagaagagatatccgggcccctcgatgattttgtgttgacccatataccaggcctggtcagaactaaaccgatgtgttcagtgaagttcttcgtcaaacaaatcagataatcgagaaacaactgctagacaataagcaagacatagttccatgtgtttgtccggctgatatcatgagaacagaggattatgtgatcacttatctaaaatggcgcttcatagttcgacagagtcttcattgttcgagggagttttcgagagctacgattgttggttggttcctgaagttataggcaaatatagttattagacttatccaagtgggagtctgttggataaggtgtctaagtccataacttatttggtatatacttgacccgaccggcatggtccatttgggttgcatctcatccaaactattatggataattttatgagagttatacacatatgtttattaatatattatgaggtataatatattaatatgaagttacgttatttaattagttttagtcttaaattaattatggattaatttagagattaaaaggaatactaattaaattatgggctatttgttttatgtagtgtgggctaatactcatttgttaatgggctaggcttatgtggaagtccatggatgatccatggagcttttaacccatggatccttggaataggaaaagacatgggttattagggtttcaccctaaccatgcatactatataagcatgcttatggagcatgaaagagggCAAAAAAAAaggatagcctaagagaaagctagtgttctagtgtgtgtgtgcatgtgtgtggccgaaaatacaagagtgtgtatactctctcaaagttttccaagagtttgtggtgtttgtgattccatttgaggcattcacactattggtgcttggccctcaaactcctaagaacccaacacaacaaaaggtatgtaatctcttctaactcttttatgttgaaatgttccccatgccatgttagataggttataaaccttggaaaattattattttgcatgtatttagacaaacatagatccaaggtttattagggttgcatgcacacttaggaagtgttagattgctcaaaacccaacaatgttaGGATGTGACCAAGGACTGGTCAAGATGTAAGGGTGGATAGTTGACATTTTGGGCtgttaattttgactttgaccattgaattTTGGTCAAAATTCTATTTTTAGAAGGTATACCTAAGGTTTGCCTTGTGTAGATTGATAGGAGGTTTTGAGCACCCATATTTTGGCAAGAGAACAGTTAGTTAAGGTCAGCTTTGTaattcaggtgagtctcctcattgtacccgtgggtcgaaggcaccaatgtcggccccttaggatttgttatgctatttgtctttgtgactcttgcatgataTGTTGGGTTAGGCTCATTGTATGACGGGCTAGTCCCATTGTATGATGGGCTAGATCCATGGATCAGGAAAGGCTTGGCCCAATGCTTGTTATATAGGGTGCTAGCTgtgtttgtgactcttgcatttgtatgttgggctaggcccattatggtGGGTTGGGCCATATGAGCAGGCTAGGATTAATGAtaggtatgatatgtggtattttggggaactcacttagctttgtgcttacggtttatgtttatggtttcaggtacttccagttcaaaATGGAATGTCCCGACTTGATCGTAgctcatccacccatgtttccgcaacTTATTGATTTTggaattgtactctgataactgttttaTTTTGATATACTTTTAAAAGATTGGGAAAAGGGAAATTGGTGTTTCTGGTTGAATTAAAATTGTAAATTTTTTACTTtataaattttaggatgttacaccgTGTTTAGTTTGTGGTTAATTTCAAGAATTTAGGGcatgttgaatgaaataaaacGCTACATTTTGAACtttaataactttttgggtttgttttttttatgttaCACATCAACTTTGGATTCTTTTATCTGATCCGGTTAGGTTGGTTGGGATTCAACCTTTTGGAATTTGGGGAAACAGTCACATATCAAGTAGATTCTAAACATTTCACTAATATTGAAATATTTACCTCTCACCCAAATGCTTTGaagttgtttgaaaaatgttGGTCAATTGAGGTTATCAGATTCAACCCGGGATACGGGAGAAATATTCCTTTATCACCGCATAAACTAAAACAtttgataaatattaaaataactttttataataatatatattatatcCAATGATTTTTCAACAGAGGAAGATAATGATTTTTATAAGTATATAGAAGCATGTGTTTATATTCTTTGAATCAAAAGAATTTACCAAACAAAGACGTCTACTCTTATCTTTGTATACCAAACAAAGTGAGTACAAGATTGGGCATATCACAATGTAATTCATAATATTCAAGATAACAAATAAATACAACATAAATGTAAATTAAAAAATTGTAAGAGCAATACTAGTATTTTAAGTGGCATAGCTACACATCCCATGCATGCATAAATTTCTTTCATGCACTTGTTACCACAACTCCCACAATGCTTCTTATCCAATCTCGGGTTGACACACTTCCCTTTGCAACAAATTTCTGAATACTTACATTTCTTCCCACACAATCCACAATTCATACTATCAGTCATCACATTAACACATTTCTTCTTGCAACAATCAGGTCCCGAACTTTCTTTTGCCCTACAAAGTCTAGGGTTTTTGTCGCATgtttgtaacgacgtaaatttcaaaacaatttttcacattttaaaaacacactttcattcataatggttataaaaatgtcattatatcacataacaatccataacatcacatcccaagatcataacatataaaactcctcatgtgtgtgtactgatcaagtcggcgccttcccgcgatcctcaccggtacctaaaacacatcacacaacactataagcataaatgcctagtgagttccccaaaataccacatacaacacatacgcctttccaagccataactctgtggaaccttccggtccaagtgtctcaggggacttccgtacCGAATCTCGGTAGACCTTCCAGTCTTACTCGTATCGACCTTCTAGTCCGTAACctcatgaccttccggtccatgtcctcttgaccttccagtccatatcatcttgaccttccggtccttatcatacatagcatacataacacatacatatcacatatcagtatatagcacatatatctcataacatataagaccttccggtctcacataggaacccttccaggtacagtatagtgagaagactcacctcggaatCTCGGATATTCTCGCACTCGATcacactggtctagcccccgcctaaacacataacaatactctcaaataaataatggctctcaaaggctagattaaatccactccacaatttccacagaagggtaaaagaccattttacccctccctgacccaaaagtccaaaggttgaccaaaaccctaaaagtcaacgaaagtcaacaggagGTAGTACGTGGCACGTACcttctctgtacgcggggcgtacgccagcgaaccacaatcggggcttcaaccccttacgctgcgcgtactgagagttacgcccagcataagtcCCAGTTCAGCCATTTCATAggttttggtcttaaacggttaagacactccttcaacttccagatctgactctcttacaacctcttattccataaagtcggaacctttaagcctttgcatggctgtaaaggtccctacaccctcaaacctctttcctttttccctccaaaggtctagatctcatgcatggctccatATTTacatccaagattgcatttttatgaacatacaacacttatagtcctgaaatatgatagatctaggccaatggagaccatttgctcataaagtctccatcttgggaccaaaaaccctagaaattggtccaagaagcacacaacacaaataacaaggcaagatttgagctttttacctcaggaagaagctccaacctctgaaaagcttAGATCTATTCTTTCCCACAAGCTTCTAGCCTCCAAAATagcctcttcttctcttccaccaccttgaaatgacacttagaAGCTTAGAATACCAACACTCTAGCTACAAACGAAGGAGGGCACTCTTTTAGGGTTCACTCTCTGGAATGGAGGTTGAGGTCAAGgccatagcattccttttatagtgcacaaaccccaaattagggttttcatctgggcttgctacgcccagcgtacccaggcgagtccgcgtccaaagtaagcgcgtgagtacgcgcagcgtactcctcagtatgcccaacgtactcacaagCCTAACATTTACTTAAAGGACTTAACATGACAACTTCGGAaaaagaagaagggttaaatagctttacctgaatttcgggatgttacaatgttATTTTGATGGTTTGAGTTTCTGAGCAAGAAAACGACTAGTCCTTAGAAAGACTTGTTGCTCGGGTTCTAATGTTGGGGCTTCCATGTTTTCAGTATCCAGATTTTCATCATCAATGATCAAAGATTCTTATTTGGTTGCTTGTATCACCAACACCAAAGCAAGAAGCATACCAGTCTTTATTAACTTTGCATGCTTCATCATGTCGTTGCAAGTCTATAAGGATATTAGGGTTTGATAATCAGTTCGGATGAGTTTGATAGGTGCTAATAAAGAATATTTATAGGCATTGATTAGCATTGAAATAAGCATATGGATTAATTTTCTTTATAAATGTGTACACATATGTAGTGGGGTGGTCATATTTCTAATGCTATATTCAAAGTTAGGTTCTTGTAGAAAATTATACTCATTTAGTCCCAAAACAATTTAACTCCTTATTCATATAAAACGTAAAAACGAAAATGTTAATCATCAAATCTTTAACATATACTTTTTCAACTACAAGGAAAATGTTTACGTCATTATGAAAGGAAATAAAGTTTAAATTCAAGAGATCTTTAGAatattctttaaaaataacaaatcAATATAATTTTACAAATCAAACCCAATCGTTTCAcattatataattttaatttatatttttacatcatataatttttatttatacgCTGTAATCAACTTCCCATACAAAAATGTATATGTACTTCAACATCTAATGTTGAATGGAGTTAATGAAtttttaaccataataattaGATTTCTAGAGATACAACTGGTCGGGGACTAGTGTCAGTTCCCTAATGAGCCCACGGCGGGGCGAAGCCAGTTGGCATGCGTAATCTGGGAGGGCTGGTATCGAGGTTTTATGGTGGACCTTGGTATGTCGTACATGCAAGAAGTAATGTTGAACTTGCATCTgtgacaagtggtatcagagccaaaagAGTAAGGGACATGCCAGTATGGTCATACATTTTCGTAGGGTCCGTAGAAGTACAGACTAGCTGGTGGGTTGTTGCGAAGTAAGAGGCGACTTGTCGATGAATGCTCCGCCTCCTTGGAATGAGGTATCAAGGGTGGCTACTTGTCGATGATTCCAACTTGAAGTACAAGGGTTGGGATTCAATGTTGCGGTGTGTGGTCGTACATGGCATTTGAAGGAAGGCCATTTCGAAGGGACAAAAGTTCATCATCCATCGCACGAGGACGTGCGACAATCTTGCGGTAGGAGAGTATCACGGGCCGAATATCTCGTGACCGTGTTAAGAAAGAAGATGAAGTCCATGCCACTAGATTAGCTTAGATTGCGTTTAAAAGGAGGTGTCCTAGCTCAAGGGCGTTGTTATGCTAGTTATTGTTGTATGTCCGAGTCGTGGAAATGTGTGTGACAATGAAAGGGACTGTAGCGTTCTAGAGATACAGCTGGTTGAGGACTAGTGTCGCTTCTGGTTGGGGACTAGTGTCGCTTTCTTGATGAACCCATGACAGGGCGAAACCAATTGGCATGTGTAATCTGGGAGGGTTGGTATCGGGGTTTTATGGTGGACCTCGGTACGCCGCACGGGCAAGAAGTAATGTCGAACTTGCATCTGTGACAACGTGCTACCCCTGACAATAGATTAGTTCTACCACTAATCATAACATTTGTTACTTGATAATCAGTATTAATCTAAATATATTATTAGACCGTCCAGTTTTTCTCTACATAAGTACATAACGATATAAAATTGTGTCAATCCCGAAATTAGTGTTTTACGTTTTCGTACTTTATATTGTTGAAATATGATATTCTAAGAGTGGTCGAAATTACATAAGTTTAATAAAGTATATGTCATTTTCTATTGAACACGGTACTTTAAATAGTCTCATTTCAAAATTAATTCGTTGTAATCCTCATAAATCGTCTAATTCAACCAAAAATATACATAAGTTATCTTAAGACAAAATATCACCAAAGTACAGATTTCGGTTAATTTCTTAtccttcttttataaaatatatttcttttaaaaattgtTTTCCAACATTGTACATTTTTATTTTCATTCATGTAGggttgaaaaaaatatataaaaatttattttgtatATATTCCTTTTCACAAACAAAAAACACTCttatatacaaatatataattACACATAACCTTGTTATACATACATAAGTCGGTTTTTGTATTATAATATCAAATATAAAGACGATGAGGTTTTTGTATTTTAAATTCAGATAAATAGATACTTATTTGATTAGAATAACAAACTTTTTAACAAttttatgaattaataagtccCATCAAATAAAAGCGGTTGCCAGCCAAGATCAATAAAAGCTATAAGTAACAATCAACTATAGGCCCGATGACATTGTACTATACTAGTACATTTTTTACATAGGCCCAGTTAAGGCCCATTCAAGTTGCATTTACCTTAAATGTGAACAGAATCACTAATTCCAATCCATTGGTTCAAAAACCGGAATCGGtcgtcttttgtttttttttgtttgtttatttattatttttttttctatcttaattctgactttaaactaataatttgATTGTGTTCTATACTTGATTTTTAATTTTCGTCTAGGCCAAATGGGTGTATGGAGGTTTTCCCCCGCTTGTAGTTCTCCTCTTCCTGAAGAATATTCTCTTATCACGGCATAAACTAAAACAtttgataaatattaaaataattttattatattaatatatattatatcaaaAGACGTTTACTCTTATCTTCATATACCaaataaagtgattacaaagttGGGCATAAAAAAAAACGTAATTCATAATATTCAAGACAACAAATAAATACAACAATAAATcaagataaaaaataaatacaacataaatgtaaattaaaaaattataacaagaaacaatattaatattttaagtaGCATAGCTACACATCCCATGCATGCATACATTCCCTTTCATGCACTTGTTACCACAACTCCCACAATGCTTCTTATCCGATCTCGGGTTGACACACTTCCCTTTGCAACAAATTTCTGAATACTTACATTTCTTCCCACATAACCCACAATTCATATTGTCACTCATCACATTAACACATTTCTTCTTGCAACAATCAGGTCCTAGACTTCCTTTTGCCCTACAAAGTCTAGggtttttgtcacatgtcattttggTGGCTTGTTGTTTTTGGGCAAGAAAACGACTAGTCCTTAGAAAGACTTGTTGCTCGGGTTCTAATGTTGGGGTTTCCATGTTTTCAGTATCCAGATTTTCATCATCAATGATCAATGATTCTTCTTTAGTTGCTTGTATCATGAACACTAAAGCAAGAAGCATGGCTATCTTTATGAACTTTGAATGATTCATCATGTTGTTGCAAGTTTAGGGGATATTAGGGTTTGATAATCAGTTGGGATGAATTTGATGTGGTATTGATAAAGGATATTTATAGGCATTGATGAGCATTGAACTAAATCATTCATAAATGTGTTCATATTATATGTAGTGGGGTGGTCATATTTCTAATGCGCTACAATGAAAGTTAGGTTCTTGTAGAAAATTATACTCATTTAGTCCAAAACAATTTAACTCCCTATTCATACAAAACCCAATAGCGAAAAGGTTAATCATCAACTAAATCTTTAACATATACTTTTTCAATTACAAGGAAAAAGTTCACGTCATTCTGAAAAAAAATACTATACGAATGaaagttttattttttgttttttcaatAGATCTTTAGAatactctttaaaaataacaaatcACATTAG is part of the Lactuca sativa cultivar Salinas chromosome 7, Lsat_Salinas_v11, whole genome shotgun sequence genome and harbors:
- the LOC111890973 gene encoding stigma-specific STIG1-like protein 1 — encoded protein: MMNHSKFIKIAMLLALVFMIQATKEESLIIDDENLDTENMETPTLEPEQQVFLRTSRFLAQKQQATKMTCDKNPRLCRAKGSLGPDCCKKKCVNVMSDNMNCGLCGKKCKYSEICCKGKCVNPRSDKKHCGSCGNKCMKGNVCMHGMCSYAT